The following are from one region of the candidate division WOR-3 bacterium genome:
- a CDS encoding TonB-dependent receptor produces the protein NGVYVIPFVPVGTYEVTASYVGYNSVTKKNIVVTTNQTTFVDFKLSPGVIIMEPVVVVEERPIVIRTQTQTTHISTSEEIRKLPITEINQIITLQAGVSTSNLGTHIRGGRNTEIAYYVDGVLAKAPHYGQQSVQVNKEAVEEIGVITGGFDAEYGEALSGVVNIVTREGGDKTSGNIRYTTDEIFQNNKKLNYGFNQYELSLGGGLLAKSRLRYFLSGESYLTDAHQRAKYKIPSPRFDYKLQGKLSYRFPNAKGKVTFSSFYQREMFQYYSDIWGELSMIYNLDHRAAELRKGYLASVAFNYMPNKNSILEARFGYTKNTRFYAVRDLEEEKRQNRKWYEDFIFKANHFPQKLLSLPESLIKSHLIDSLADPNMPYHYQEFERNSARSLRRNPFGATRFYYTVGDDRLWRYFFNRDYQLNFSYTNAIGEVHEFKTGLNAIFQNVGWFDNNLPWTLTPFWDYYNKNPVKGAVYVQDRMDFQGIITRVGLRLDYFDSQASGLKNPTDITDSTVVETPPKVRISPRLGFSLPITDRSKFRFNYGHFYQTPTSHDLYRSTEPEVVWLLLRRYNSVLGNPNLTVEKTISYEMGYENQLTEVFALGFIAYYKDIYDLIQTQKIDVLPYAYYQVQNLDYGNVKGIELTLKKRRMNYWSFDISYTLQFAKGTASSAWQNYYRIYLEEPDPITGQYPIPRVDYWLDFDERHIVNATLGLETPDDFALLPLRNLTSDFIFSYHSGFPYTPTDFKGNKLGDDNSARMPGYINVDANISKGITIQKLNFVLFANIYNLFNTEQITRVYSTTGKPDDDGQTHTVSVGQFSNISLTSSYYTPQADYNHDGINNPYELREEYIKARAFYYNNPLNWNPGFRMRVGIGLSF, from the coding sequence AATGGTGTTTATGTGATCCCCTTTGTTCCTGTGGGCACCTATGAAGTCACCGCCTCCTATGTGGGCTATAATTCGGTAACCAAAAAGAATATTGTAGTCACCACCAACCAAACCACCTTCGTTGACTTTAAACTTTCTCCTGGCGTTATCATTATGGAACCGGTGGTGGTGGTGGAAGAAAGGCCGATAGTCATCCGCACACAGACTCAGACGACTCATATTTCTACCTCTGAAGAAATAAGAAAGTTGCCTATCACCGAGATCAATCAGATCATCACCCTTCAGGCAGGTGTTTCTACCAGCAATTTAGGAACGCATATCCGGGGCGGCAGAAATACCGAGATAGCTTATTATGTGGACGGTGTCCTCGCTAAGGCACCCCATTACGGACAACAATCTGTTCAGGTGAATAAGGAAGCGGTGGAAGAGATAGGTGTTATCACCGGCGGATTTGATGCGGAGTATGGTGAGGCACTCTCCGGGGTGGTGAATATTGTGACCCGGGAGGGAGGAGATAAAACGAGCGGTAATATACGTTATACCACCGATGAGATTTTCCAGAATAATAAGAAACTTAATTACGGTTTTAATCAATACGAACTGAGTCTGGGAGGAGGTCTTCTTGCCAAATCCCGTCTTCGCTACTTTTTATCCGGAGAATCATATCTGACCGATGCCCACCAGCGAGCAAAGTATAAAATTCCTTCACCACGATTTGATTATAAATTACAGGGAAAATTGTCTTATCGCTTCCCTAATGCCAAGGGCAAGGTTACTTTCTCCAGTTTCTATCAAAGAGAGATGTTTCAATACTACAGCGACATCTGGGGGGAGTTGAGCATGATTTACAACCTGGACCATCGTGCCGCGGAATTACGCAAGGGCTATCTGGCAAGTGTTGCCTTTAATTATATGCCCAACAAGAATTCAATCCTTGAGGCAAGATTTGGATACACAAAAAATACACGGTTCTACGCGGTCCGCGATCTGGAAGAAGAGAAAAGGCAAAATAGAAAGTGGTATGAAGATTTCATATTTAAAGCCAACCATTTTCCGCAAAAACTTTTAAGTTTACCGGAGTCGCTGATAAAGTCCCACCTGATTGATTCCCTTGCTGATCCCAACATGCCTTATCATTACCAGGAATTTGAAAGAAACAGTGCACGCAGCCTGCGGCGTAATCCGTTTGGCGCTACCCGCTTCTACTACACCGTAGGCGATGACCGGCTCTGGCGTTATTTCTTTAACCGTGACTATCAACTGAATTTCTCATATACCAATGCCATCGGTGAGGTTCATGAATTCAAAACCGGTCTTAATGCAATATTCCAGAATGTGGGCTGGTTCGATAATAATCTCCCCTGGACCCTGACGCCGTTCTGGGATTATTATAACAAGAATCCCGTTAAAGGCGCGGTTTATGTTCAGGACCGAATGGACTTTCAAGGTATCATTACCCGGGTGGGTCTTCGGCTTGATTATTTTGATTCCCAAGCCAGCGGTTTAAAAAACCCGACCGACATCACCGATTCAACCGTCGTGGAAACACCGCCAAAAGTTCGAATTTCGCCACGCCTCGGTTTTTCGTTGCCGATCACCGACCGTTCAAAATTCAGATTCAACTATGGACATTTTTATCAAACTCCTACCTCCCACGACCTTTATCGTTCCACAGAACCAGAGGTTGTCTGGCTACTCTTGCGTCGTTACAACTCGGTATTGGGCAATCCAAATCTCACAGTGGAAAAGACGATCTCCTATGAAATGGGTTATGAGAATCAGTTGACCGAAGTGTTTGCCTTAGGGTTTATTGCTTACTACAAAGATATCTACGACTTGATACAAACCCAGAAGATCGATGTGCTTCCCTACGCCTATTATCAGGTGCAGAATCTGGATTACGGCAATGTCAAAGGGATTGAACTAACCTTGAAAAAACGGCGCATGAACTACTGGTCATTTGATATTTCTTATACCCTACAGTTCGCCAAAGGAACTGCTTCCTCTGCCTGGCAGAATTATTATCGTATCTACCTGGAAGAACCGGATCCAATTACGGGTCAATATCCAATCCCCCGCGTTGACTACTGGCTTGATTTTGATGAACGACATATCGTCAACGCTACCCTTGGTCTGGAAACACCCGATGATTTCGCCCTTTTGCCTCTGCGCAATCTGACCAGCGATTTCATCTTTTCCTATCACTCTGGATTTCCTTATACCCCAACGGACTTTAAAGGGAATAAACTCGGGGACGATAATTCTGCACGTATGCCCGGATACATCAATGTGGATGCAAATATCTCGAAAGGCATAACCATTCAAAAATTAAATTTCGTTCTTTTTGCGAATATCTATAATCTCTTTAATACCGAGCAGATAACAAGGGTGTATAGTACTACCGGAAAACCGGATGATGATGGACAGACTCACACCGTAAGTGTGGGACAGTTCTCAAATATCTCTCTTACCAGTTCTTACTACACGCCTCAAGCTGATTACAATCATGACGGAATAAATAATCCCTACGAATTAAGGGAAGAATATATAAAAGCGCGGGCATTTTATTACAACAACCCCCTGAACTGGAATCCAGGTTTCCGGATGCGGGTCGGGATTGGATTGAGTTTCTGA
- a CDS encoding (2Fe-2S)-binding protein: MKIICRCEDITEEEIVAKIKEGYQTMDELKRVLRVTMGLCQGKGCRRHIARILARELGIPMEKIKQPTYRPPTKPVPIKACSKILD, encoded by the coding sequence ATGAAGATTATCTGCCGCTGTGAGGATATTACTGAAGAGGAGATCGTTGCCAAGATCAAAGAAGGTTATCAGACGATGGATGAATTAAAACGGGTATTGCGGGTGACGATGGGATTATGCCAGGGAAAAGGGTGTCGGAGACATATCGCCCGGATCCTCGCGCGTGAACTAGGTATTCCGATGGAAAAGATAAAACAGCCGACCTATCGTCCACCCACAAAACCGGTGCCGATAAAAGCCTGTAGTAAGATTCTGGATTAA
- the lipB gene encoding lipoyl(octanoyl) transferase LipB, protein MSKLVVLDLGLRDYKEVWDFQKNLHSQRVEERIPDSLILVEHNPVLTLGKSGKLENIKIPLPLLKEKGIDFYQIERGGDVTFHGPGQIVGYPIFNIKKGLAGIRIFIEKIEEAIIKTLSEFGIQGEKKAKMVGVWVDEKKICSIGVAVKRWVSFHGFALNVNNDLGYFELINPCGFQNIKMTSIQEILKAPVDMSEVKRHIAQSFTGVFGYSDLNFYRDIKSLTDEEIIL, encoded by the coding sequence ATGTCCAAATTAGTTGTCCTTGATTTAGGCTTAAGAGACTACAAAGAGGTTTGGGATTTTCAGAAAAATCTTCATTCACAAAGAGTTGAAGAAAGAATTCCTGATAGTTTAATTCTCGTGGAGCATAACCCGGTTTTAACCTTGGGTAAATCGGGTAAACTGGAGAATATCAAAATCCCTCTCCCCTTGCTCAAGGAAAAAGGCATTGACTTTTATCAGATCGAACGGGGCGGCGATGTTACTTTCCATGGTCCAGGACAGATTGTTGGCTATCCTATATTTAATATCAAAAAAGGACTTGCAGGGATTAGAATTTTTATTGAGAAGATTGAAGAGGCGATCATCAAGACCCTTTCTGAGTTTGGTATTCAGGGGGAGAAGAAAGCAAAGATGGTCGGAGTCTGGGTGGATGAAAAGAAGATTTGTTCGATAGGGGTTGCGGTTAAAAGGTGGGTGAGTTTTCATGGTTTTGCCCTCAATGTCAATAATGACCTCGGGTATTTCGAACTCATCAATCCCTGTGGTTTTCAAAATATTAAAATGACCTCAATACAAGAAATCTTAAAAGCCCCGGTCGATATGAGTGAGGTCAAAAGGCATATTGCTCAGAGTTTTACTGGAGTGTTCGGGTATTCTGATCTTAACTTTTATAGGGATATCAAATCGTTGACAGACGAAGAAATTATATTATAA
- a CDS encoding adenosylcobalamin-dependent ribonucleoside-diphosphate reductase → MIKSVIKRDGSVVEFNPEKLYQAIEKALRATNEDPSLARKIGDEVIVELEQKFGTLKPHVEDIQDLVEHALIKNGKFNTARAYIIYRQLRTEIRNKKTILGIKDSLKLSLNSLKVLSERYLLQDNKGRPIESPSELFHRVARAIAAVDANYNEDPQKSEEEFYQVMANLEFLPNSPTLMNAGTVLGQLSACFVLPIEDSLASIFETLKNTALIHQSGGGTGFSFSRIRPRGDMVRSTMGIASGPLSFMEIYDCATEVIKQGGKRRGANMGILHITHPDILDFIRAKEKEGELANFNISVAVTDEFIDRAINNQGYDLINPRDNKPVRNINARDVFDMIVFNAWKSGDPGMIFIDEINRKNPTPELGMIESTNPCGEVPLLPYESCNLGSVNLSRMFVDGKFSFEKLKKTIAVAIHFLDNVIDANKYPLPEIEKITKGNRKIGLGVMGFADCLIKMGIPYDSEEALNFADELAHFIQIEARRVSQMLGAKRGSFPNIEKSIFKNAQPMRNATVTSIAPTGSISLIADTSSGIEPLFSVGHLRHVLETTLVVVNPIFEEIARARGFYSPDLIAEIVREGSLKHIKGIPDDVKRLFPIAHEIMPEVHLRMQAVFQKYVDNAVSKTINLPENATIEQTRAAFLLAHRLKCKGITVYRYNSKRAQVLEYGDIDLLKSCGGGVCEI, encoded by the coding sequence ATGATTAAATCGGTCATAAAGCGCGATGGAAGCGTTGTAGAATTTAACCCAGAAAAACTCTATCAGGCAATAGAAAAGGCCTTGAGGGCAACCAACGAGGATCCATCCCTGGCGCGCAAAATTGGGGATGAGGTTATCGTCGAGTTAGAGCAGAAATTTGGCACATTAAAACCTCATGTGGAAGACATTCAAGATCTGGTAGAGCATGCCCTGATCAAAAATGGAAAATTTAATACCGCTCGGGCTTATATCATTTACCGACAATTGCGCACAGAGATTCGAAATAAAAAGACCATCCTGGGGATAAAAGATAGTTTGAAACTATCGCTGAATAGCCTAAAGGTTTTGAGTGAGAGATATCTTTTGCAGGACAATAAGGGGCGGCCGATAGAGTCACCGAGTGAATTGTTTCACAGGGTTGCCCGGGCGATCGCCGCAGTTGATGCGAATTATAATGAAGACCCTCAGAAGAGCGAAGAGGAATTTTATCAGGTCATGGCCAATTTAGAATTTTTGCCCAACTCACCAACGCTGATGAATGCAGGAACGGTTCTTGGTCAGCTCTCCGCCTGTTTTGTATTGCCAATAGAGGATTCCCTGGCGAGTATTTTTGAGACTTTAAAAAATACGGCTTTGATCCATCAATCCGGCGGTGGTACTGGGTTTTCTTTTTCCAGGATAAGACCCAGAGGGGATATGGTCCGTTCCACGATGGGGATTGCCTCGGGTCCGCTTTCTTTTATGGAGATCTATGACTGTGCTACAGAGGTTATTAAACAGGGTGGGAAGCGGCGTGGTGCCAACATGGGTATCTTGCACATTACCCATCCTGATATCTTGGATTTCATCCGGGCAAAAGAGAAGGAAGGCGAGTTAGCCAATTTTAACATTTCGGTGGCGGTTACCGATGAATTCATTGACCGGGCGATAAATAATCAAGGATATGATTTAATAAACCCCCGCGATAATAAACCGGTCCGGAATATAAATGCCCGGGATGTTTTCGATATGATCGTCTTCAATGCTTGGAAGAGCGGAGATCCCGGAATGATTTTTATTGATGAAATAAACCGGAAAAATCCCACCCCGGAACTGGGTATGATTGAAAGCACCAATCCCTGTGGAGAGGTTCCATTGCTTCCTTATGAATCCTGCAACTTAGGCTCAGTAAATCTTTCACGGATGTTTGTGGATGGTAAATTCAGTTTTGAGAAGTTGAAAAAAACAATTGCCGTGGCTATTCATTTTTTAGACAATGTGATTGATGCAAATAAATATCCATTACCGGAGATCGAAAAAATAACCAAAGGCAATAGAAAGATTGGTTTGGGAGTGATGGGGTTTGCGGATTGTCTTATTAAAATGGGCATTCCTTATGATTCGGAGGAAGCGTTAAATTTTGCCGATGAGTTGGCGCATTTCATTCAAATCGAAGCACGCCGAGTTTCGCAAATGCTTGGTGCGAAAAGGGGCTCTTTCCCAAATATTGAAAAGTCGATTTTTAAAAATGCTCAGCCGATGCGGAACGCGACCGTTACCTCTATTGCCCCAACAGGATCAATAAGCCTGATTGCTGATACATCATCTGGTATTGAACCTCTTTTTTCCGTGGGTCACCTCCGACATGTCCTTGAGACCACCTTGGTGGTAGTAAATCCCATATTTGAAGAAATTGCTCGCGCCCGGGGGTTTTACTCTCCGGACTTGATTGCTGAAATTGTGCGTGAAGGTTCTTTAAAACATATCAAAGGCATACCGGATGATGTGAAAAGATTGTTTCCTATAGCCCATGAGATAATGCCTGAGGTGCACCTCAGGATGCAGGCAGTTTTCCAAAAATATGTAGATAATGCGGTGAGCAAGACCATAAATTTGCCCGAGAATGCCACCATTGAACAGACACGTGCCGCATTCCTCTTGGCCCATAGATTAAAATGTAAGGGCATAACGGTCTACCGCTATAATAGTAAAAGAGCGCAAGTTTTAGAATATGGAGATATTGATTTGCTCAAAAGTTGTGGTGGTGGGGTGTGTGAAATATAG
- a CDS encoding PhzF family phenazine biosynthesis protein, protein MVWVKAKRLSSFTSIPYNGNPAWVIIGVEPFYDEKKMIRLARELNPLSDTTFIFPGDEEADLRLRFFSGSDEIRFSGHGAVAAYYAIENEGLINLQEPITLLKQKTKTGIQAVELRIKDKKINRVTISLPPPNSLSIDLEIKTVARFLGISPSEILGTGLPLSAVQSGNSEVIVPVKSLLQLLEIKPNFSLMKSYSERLGVTGIIVFALEANDPQANVHMRHFAPAVGINEDPISGAAAVALSYYLVKNRIIPVEETTRIVVEQGYSLQMPGLVYTHIYTHQNEILRAAFGGQAVVTFEGKIQLP, encoded by the coding sequence ATGGTTTGGGTGAAGGCAAAAAGATTATCTTCATTTACCAGTATTCCCTATAATGGAAATCCGGCATGGGTGATAATCGGTGTGGAGCCGTTTTATGATGAGAAAAAGATGATACGACTTGCCCGGGAATTAAATCCTCTTTCAGATACAACTTTTATCTTTCCCGGTGACGAGGAGGCGGATTTAAGATTAAGATTTTTTAGCGGTTCTGATGAGATCAGATTTTCCGGACACGGAGCAGTAGCTGCCTATTACGCCATTGAAAACGAAGGTTTGATAAATCTCCAGGAACCGATCACCCTTCTTAAACAAAAGACCAAAACTGGTATTCAGGCGGTGGAACTGCGCATCAAAGATAAAAAAATAAACCGTGTAACCATCTCATTACCCCCACCCAATAGTTTGAGCATTGACTTAGAAATTAAAACTGTGGCAAGATTTTTGGGTATTTCCCCTTCAGAAATCTTGGGGACTGGTTTGCCTTTGAGTGCGGTGCAGTCGGGCAACTCTGAAGTAATAGTCCCGGTAAAATCGCTCCTTCAATTGCTCGAAATAAAACCAAATTTCAGTCTGATGAAAAGTTATTCAGAAAGATTGGGAGTGACCGGGATAATTGTCTTTGCGTTAGAGGCGAACGATCCTCAGGCAAATGTCCATATGCGCCACTTCGCTCCGGCAGTAGGGATAAACGAAGATCCCATTTCGGGTGCGGCAGCAGTGGCACTAAGCTACTATTTGGTGAAGAATCGAATCATCCCGGTTGAAGAGACCACGCGCATCGTCGTGGAGCAGGGATATTCCCTTCAGATGCCGGGATTGGTTTATACGCATATCTACACGCATCAAAATGAAATATTAAGAGCTGCTTTTGGGGGTCAGGCAGTAGTTACCTTTGAAGGGAAGATACAACTTCCCTAA
- the ahcY gene encoding adenosylhomocysteinase gives MEYSIRDQKLSKEGYKRIEWAETKMPVLRLIRQRFIKEKPLKDRRIGCCLHVTTETANLVTTLKAGGAQVYLTASNPLSTQDDVAAALVAEGISVFAIKGESRKEYYTHLNQVLKNQPQILIDDGADLISTVHKKNICGIIGGTEETTTGVIRLKQMAKDKVLKFPIIAVNDSLTKHLFDNRYGTGQSTIDGILRATNILISGCNFVVAGYGWCGRGLAMRARGCGANVIVTEVDPIKALEARMDGYQVMPMGEAAKIGDVFITVTGNINVIRKEHLLKMKDGAIVGNSGHFDVEIDKNGLKQITKKRRLIRNFCEEYTLKNNRRIYLLAEGRLVNLAAAEGHPAMVMDMSFANQALAVEYLLNNPNLDSQVYALPREIDEEIARLKLQSMGIRIDKLTPEQKRYLASWELGT, from the coding sequence ATGGAATATAGTATCCGAGATCAAAAACTATCAAAGGAGGGGTATAAAAGAATTGAATGGGCTGAGACAAAGATGCCGGTTTTGCGTCTCATTCGCCAGCGCTTTATAAAAGAAAAACCCCTGAAAGACCGAAGGATTGGGTGCTGCCTCCATGTCACGACCGAAACCGCGAATCTCGTTACAACCTTAAAAGCCGGCGGTGCCCAGGTCTATCTAACTGCCTCTAATCCTCTTTCCACTCAAGATGATGTGGCGGCTGCACTTGTAGCTGAAGGCATAAGCGTCTTTGCGATAAAAGGGGAATCCCGGAAAGAATATTATACACATCTAAATCAAGTGCTAAAGAACCAACCTCAAATTCTCATTGATGATGGTGCCGATCTAATATCAACCGTCCATAAAAAAAATATTTGCGGGATTATCGGCGGCACTGAAGAAACAACTACCGGTGTAATACGATTGAAACAGATGGCAAAGGATAAGGTGCTTAAATTTCCGATAATCGCCGTAAATGATTCTTTGACCAAACATCTTTTTGATAACCGCTATGGCACCGGTCAGTCTACCATCGACGGTATTTTAAGAGCCACCAATATTTTAATAAGTGGATGTAATTTTGTTGTTGCGGGCTATGGGTGGTGCGGCCGGGGGCTGGCAATGCGTGCACGGGGTTGTGGTGCGAATGTGATTGTTACCGAAGTAGACCCGATTAAAGCCCTGGAAGCCCGCATGGATGGCTATCAGGTGATGCCGATGGGTGAAGCAGCAAAAATCGGTGATGTATTCATCACGGTGACCGGCAACATCAATGTCATCAGAAAAGAACACCTGTTGAAGATGAAGGACGGTGCCATCGTAGGTAATTCTGGACATTTCGATGTAGAAATTGATAAAAATGGTCTGAAGCAGATAACCAAAAAACGACGACTGATTAGAAATTTTTGCGAAGAATATACTTTGAAAAATAACCGGCGGATCTATCTTCTGGCTGAAGGCCGGCTTGTGAATCTTGCTGCAGCCGAAGGCCATCCAGCGATGGTAATGGATATGTCCTTTGCCAATCAGGCATTGGCGGTTGAGTATCTTTTGAATAATCCCAATTTAGATAGTCAGGTATATGCCCTACCTCGGGAAATCGACGAGGAGATTGCCCGTTTAAAATTGCAATCAATGGGGATAAGAATTGACAAACTTACCCCGGAACAGAAGCGATATTTAGCCTCTTGGGAATTGGGGACTTAA
- the metK gene encoding methionine adenosyltransferase: MARHFITSESVTEGHPDKICDQSADAILDAILEKDPFGRVACEVLTTRGLVFVAGEITTSCYVEIPDLIRELLIEIGYTDTDMGIDAYTCAIITAIQEQSKDIAMGVNIGGAGDQGMMFGYATRETRELMPMPIILAHKLVRRLAEVRKTNILPYLRPDGKSQVTVEYENDKPVRVDTIILSAQHHPDIKNEKLHLDLKKYVIEEVIPRELMDERSKILINPTGRFVIGGPQGDTGVTGRKIMVDTYGGVGHHGGGCFSGKDPTKVDRSASYMARYVAKNLVASGVCDKVEVSLAYAIGIAEPVAINVNTFGTGKIEDEKIVKILKKLFDFTPQGIIDKLNLRRPVFKKTACYGHFGREEEGFTWEICDMADAIKREAQI; the protein is encoded by the coding sequence ATGGCAAGACATTTTATTACTTCTGAGTCAGTGACTGAAGGACATCCAGATAAAATCTGCGACCAATCCGCAGATGCCATTCTGGATGCAATATTGGAGAAGGACCCGTTTGGACGGGTTGCCTGTGAGGTATTGACGACACGCGGTCTGGTCTTTGTGGCAGGTGAGATCACAACTAGTTGTTATGTGGAAATACCAGATTTGATAAGAGAACTGCTGATTGAAATCGGCTATACGGACACAGATATGGGGATTGATGCCTATACCTGTGCCATCATCACAGCCATCCAGGAGCAGTCCAAGGATATCGCCATGGGTGTCAATATTGGAGGTGCTGGTGACCAGGGAATGATGTTTGGTTATGCCACAAGGGAAACCCGCGAGTTAATGCCCATGCCCATCATTTTGGCGCATAAACTGGTGCGTCGCTTGGCAGAGGTGCGCAAAACAAATATCTTACCTTATCTCCGCCCCGATGGAAAATCCCAAGTGACCGTAGAATATGAGAATGATAAACCCGTCCGTGTTGACACAATCATTCTCTCCGCGCAGCACCATCCTGATATAAAGAATGAAAAATTGCATCTCGATTTAAAGAAATATGTAATTGAAGAAGTAATTCCTCGAGAATTGATGGATGAACGCTCAAAAATTCTCATCAATCCCACCGGCCGGTTCGTGATTGGAGGACCACAAGGCGATACCGGAGTAACGGGTCGGAAGATTATGGTTGACACCTATGGTGGGGTTGGCCATCATGGTGGAGGATGTTTTTCGGGTAAAGACCCGACAAAAGTTGACCGTTCTGCTTCTTATATGGCAAGATATGTTGCGAAGAATCTTGTTGCTTCCGGCGTTTGTGATAAAGTAGAAGTCTCTCTTGCCTATGCTATCGGTATCGCTGAACCAGTAGCGATAAATGTTAATACCTTTGGCACCGGCAAGATTGAGGATGAGAAAATTGTTAAGATTTTAAAGAAACTTTTTGATTTCACCCCCCAGGGCATAATTGATAAATTGAATTTAAGACGACCTGTCTTCAAAAAGACCGCCTGTTACGGACACTTTGGACGAGAAGAAGAGGGATTTACCTGGGAAATCTGTGATATGGCGGATGCGATAAAGCGCGAAGCGCAAATATGA
- a CDS encoding small ribosomal subunit Rsm22 family protein has protein sequence MKLPEDLEAKILSLLNLEKLYSSSAYYQNVLDMLRKKMVTLSYKLAAHKQIAPEDYDAYFIYNFPQNFMKSMLVAKRLFGIYKIPLRNEYEILDIGCGEGAGFLGLGYFLNILNPQCRLRIIGVDTSHSSLQRCQLMVDWFKEKHLTTETRLTKESALKFLQRKQGNYDFIILANSLVEIIPSEKIHIAFLHLLFCNLKKTGFILILEPALKELSRRLMETRKDVIKSHLGNILLPCLHNEECPLLFKKNDWCHQSWRWSPPEFLKIINQKLFRKIEYLKFSYLVISPDKYPLLHSHIYPVISRLAKEKGRRRCFICSKEGMIELIRLNREANIQDEMWTNISMGDFLHIAAPVQVKPNLWRITPNSIIKRLDF, from the coding sequence GTGAAACTGCCTGAAGACCTGGAAGCAAAAATCCTCTCTCTATTAAATTTAGAAAAATTATACAGCTCAAGCGCTTATTACCAGAATGTCCTTGATATGTTAAGAAAAAAAATGGTCACCCTTTCTTACAAACTTGCTGCCCATAAGCAAATTGCGCCAGAAGATTATGACGCCTACTTTATTTATAATTTTCCTCAGAACTTTATGAAATCAATGCTGGTGGCAAAGAGGTTGTTTGGAATCTATAAAATCCCATTGCGAAATGAGTATGAAATTCTGGATATCGGCTGTGGTGAAGGAGCCGGATTTCTGGGGCTGGGTTATTTTTTGAATATTCTGAATCCTCAATGCCGGCTCCGGATTATCGGAGTAGATACGAGCCACTCTTCATTGCAAAGATGCCAACTAATGGTTGATTGGTTTAAAGAGAAACATTTAACGACTGAAACACGGTTAACCAAAGAATCAGCACTGAAATTTCTCCAAAGGAAACAGGGAAATTATGATTTTATAATTCTCGCAAACTCCCTTGTGGAAATAATTCCATCGGAAAAAATTCACATTGCCTTTTTACACCTCCTTTTTTGTAACTTGAAAAAAACTGGTTTTATTCTCATTCTGGAACCCGCATTGAAAGAACTCTCACGCCGGCTTATGGAAACACGAAAAGATGTGATAAAAAGTCACCTCGGCAATATTCTCTTACCCTGCCTGCACAATGAAGAATGTCCACTACTCTTCAAAAAAAATGATTGGTGTCATCAAAGTTGGAGATGGTCTCCACCAGAATTCCTGAAGATTATCAACCAAAAATTATTTCGGAAAATAGAATACCTTAAATTTTCGTACTTGGTCATTTCTCCCGATAAGTACCCACTCCTCCATTCTCATATTTATCCTGTGATCAGCCGTTTGGCTAAAGAAAAAGGGAGGCGGCGGTGTTTTATTTGCTCAAAAGAGGGAATGATTGAACTTATCAGGCTGAACCGGGAAGCGAATATCCAGGACGAAATGTGGACCAATATTTCAATGGGTGATTTTCTCCACATCGCCGCGCCGGTTCAGGTCAAGCCCAATCTTTGGCGTATAACTCCGAATTCGATAATCAAAAGGCTTGATTTTTGA